NNNNNNNNNNNNNNNNNNNNNNNNNNNNNNNNNNNNNNNNNNNNNNNNNNNNNNNNNNNNNNNNNNNNNNNNNNNNNNNNNNNNNNNNNNNNNNNNNNNNNNNNNNNNNNNNNNNNNNNNNNNNNNNNNNNNNNNNNNNNNNNNNNNNNNNNNNNNNNNNNNNNNNNNNNNNNNNNNNNNNNNNNNNNNNNNNNNNNNNNNNNNNNNNNNNNNNNNNNNNNNNNNNNNNNNNNNNNNNNNNNNNNNNNNNNNNNNNNNNNNNNNNNNNNNNNNNNNNNNNNNNNNNNNNNNNNNNNNNNNNNNNNNNNNNNNNNNNNNNNNNNNNNNNNNNNNNNNNNNNNNNNNNNNNNNNNNNNNNNNNNNNNNNNNNNNNNNNNNNNNNNNNNNNNNNNNNNNNNNNNNNNNNNNNNNNNNNNNNNNNNNNNNNNNNNNNNNNNNNNNNNNNNNNNNNNNNNNNNNNNNNNNNNNNNNNNNNNNNNNNNNNNNNNNNNNNNNNNNNNNNNNNNNNNNNNNNNNNNNNNNNNNNNNNNNNNNNNNNNNNNNNNNNNNNNNNNNNNNNNNNNNNNNNNNNNNNNNNNNNNNNNNNNNNNNNNNNNNNNNNNNNNNNNNNNNNNNNNNNNNNNNNNNNNNNNNNNNNNNNNNNNNNNNNNNNNNNNNNNNNNNNNNNNNNNNNNNNNNNNNNNNNNNNNNNNNNNNNNNNNNNNNNNNNNNNNNNNNNNNNNNNNNNNNNNNNNNNNNNNNNNNNNNNNNNNNNNNNNNNNNNNNNNNNNNNNNNNNNNNNNNNNNNNNNNNNNNNNNNNNNNNNNNNNNNNNNNNNNNNNNNNNNNNNNNNNNNNNNNNNNNNNNNNNNNNNNNNNNNNNNNNNNNNNNNNNNNNNNNNNNNNNNNNNNNNNNNNNNNNNNNNNNNNNNNNNNNNNNNNNNNNNNNNNNNNNNNNNNNNNNNNNNNNNNNNNNNNNNNNNNNNNNNNNNNNNNNNNNNNNNNNNNNNNNNNNNNNNNNNNNNNNNNNNNNNNNNNNNNNNNNNNNNNNNNNNNNNNNNNNNNNNNNNNNNNNNNNNNNNNNNNNNNNNNNNNNNNNNNNNNNNNNNNNNNNNNNNNNNNNNNNNNNNNNNNNNNNNNNNNNNNNNNNNNNNNNNNNNNNNNNNNNNNNNNNNNNNNNNNNNNNNNNNNNNNNNNNNNNNNNNNNNNNNNNNNNNNNNNNNNNNNNNNNNNNNNNNNNNNNNNNNNNNNNNNNNNNNNNNNNNNNNNNNNNNNNNNNNNNNNNNNNNNNNNNNNNNNNNNNNNNNNNNNNNNNNNNNNNNNNNNNNNNNNNNNNNNNNNNNNNNNNNaaaacgtctgtatgtcctcgacgagctcctgttttgtgcctggcttagcctccttgcgaataaagtctttcatggaatgcctaaatatatgtttgatggtttcgtaagcttatactgcaaactttattaaaaccaaaaatacttgacttatttcatacttgattcacccgtaattctttcgatttgcgctttacgccatttagcctatggtcactgtttaaatcaacaacatctaggctatgttacggacgttacgagcggagttttctttaataacgcgtttatgttggcatgttcttgttgctgcctcagtgttatcttatcacaacttttttttttccatcaactgatccgctgatcagctgatcagctcaccccggcgtatctgttcagatgtgtctttagacagtcgacggtgagagcggaacatcactgctcctccccgtggacaaatgaggcattgcagctggttttcacacagactgcttaggggcgtttccagtcggggcctcactgactacgtcatcgcgggggattacatttcggtcacgcaccagccaaggaccttgacaggacctgtgacggaccagccacggtcccgtcacggttccgtcacggaaacacgggaacttttaagttgctacatctgtaacaTATTAGGACTACTGTggtaaaggatggtccagtgtctcctctgctaaaggagacaagaaagaaagcagtgaagctcttttccttcttcagagaattcaaacagctcttatcatggctgaCACTTAAATCCTTCTGgctcatttcactcagtgaggaaccttccTGAACACAAAGACTATTGGACCGGAGCCTTTGACTTTGGTTCTTTCTAAATTGAGTTCCCTGCAAATGTTGAAAGTGAAACCTGATTAGATTCAATAAAGGATTCAAAAGGAATCAGATGGTGGATTTGGACTGAATCAGATGAATCAAATCCCAACCCTCCATGTGAACAGAAACACCAAACTGTGTCTGAGAGTGATGTAATgtccatgtttgcatgctgaaaGAGGATGTGCTGGTctgacccccctcctcctttcaggGTGGAGCCTGCTGGAGTCCGATGGTTGGGTCCAGGTCTGAggaagtgtaagtgtgtttttaatttgattcatgaaaacaaaccatcttcaaactgtgacatcactccttcaaatctctgatgtcatcatcaataaatgaacagatgataGATTAATAACTGTCTTGTTCTCTCCATCAGATTCCTGTGAACTCACAgtcgacacaaacacagtacacaGAAAGATCAAACTGtctgacaacaacaggaagatgACACGTGTGGAGGAGGATCAGTCATATCCTGATCATCCAGACAGATTTGACCACTGgtttcagctgctgtgtggaaCTGGTCTGACTGGTCGCTGTTACTGGGAGGTCGAGTGGAGCGGAGGAGTTCATATATCAGTGAGTTACAGAAGAAtcagaaggaaaggaaacagtgatgactgtgtgtttggaggaaATGATCATTCCTGGAATCTGTTCTGCTATGAAGGTGGTTACTCTGTCTATCACAATAACATAAGAACATTCACCTCcatcgtctcctcctccttcttctccccctcctcctcctcctcctcctcggtctcTAACAGAGTAGCAGTGTATCTGGACtgtcctgctggctctctgtccttctacagagtctcctctgacacactgatccacctccacaccttcaaTGCCACATTCACTGAACCTCTTTATCCTGGGTTTGGGTTTAGGTTCTGGTTGCCTGGTTCTtcagtgtctctctgtggtctgtAGGACGGAGAGTCTCCTCCTGTTGGACAAACATTGTCTCTGCTGAACAGATCAGTTGAGTGTGTCCAggatcacacagctgatgttcTTTCTGTCCCACACCATGTGTCCCTGGTTAGATTGGAAAATAGATGGAAAATGTATATTccatgattgtgtgttcttttctAACCATATATAtccatgtttgatctcagtaatattaCTGTGTGCCTTATAGTCTGGTTTGGTTTTCCTCTGGACCTTGCTcttagaaatctttctctcatgTATGAAGCTgtttgtagcagtagttgttggaTGTATAAACATGACCTTGGTCCACAcggtccagcagagcttgttagtgaggtCTGACAGCCATGAGCATATTCCATTGTAGCCACCAGCtacagttagataagtaaatcataataatgacgaaTCCTCCTTAGACGTGTATAAGAATCAGCGTGGGACgccccaccctgaacattttctgcactgtcttgtgcatttgtagaactgttcctcttgcaagTGTTACAGGTACCGGCTGGTGCCAAATAAGCAGATATATAGATTCtgtaaacaagaaaaatgaGTGAGACAGGGCAACCTTGCTTTCGCTCGTTTCAGCCCCGCTCAGCAGAATCAATTTATTCACAGTTTgccattaaaacaataaaacattctcTCTATAATCCATTCACAAATCAGCGATCAAAACCAAAACTCATAATCACCTGTTGTCTTGTCTTCAGTGTTCTTACTGAGTTACCATTTGTGCACTAAATCACAAAACCTTAATAAAACAATCACAATGTTTATACTCTTGCAGGTTATATCCTTAAccttaaataaaattacaattcCTGTCCTAGTCCCAGGTTTCTTTGTATGAGCATATAATAGCTCTTAACCGGCTACTCCTAGTAATGAAATGGTTTCTGCGCAGGCTCTTACGGCTTTACTGTTTTTAGATGTAAAGAAAgcttttttaacagattttaacaatgtttacatatttaatatatcatGCAATGTTTTCAGAATATTTATACATCAAACCAAATGTACAGAAGCACCAAATAAACCCCTGAATGACGCACCGCGGGAAGAAAGTGTGCGGCGCCATGTTGTGCTAATCGCAGCATGCTAGTAACATTCATTCTTCACcttatacacacatattttgttACCGTTCTTTTTCCAGACAACTCAAATGTTACTCGACACGTTCATAAAGTAAACACCAGTAAATTACAGCTTCACAAACCTCACAACCTTGCTTCCGCTCGTTTCAGCCTCGCTCAGCAGAATGAGGGAAACCGTCCGTGATGTCCCAAAAGTCGTAAAGCGACTGTTGTAAACCCCTGACATAAAGTGCCccgctgccccctgctggctacCGATgggtttaacatttaaatttccCACAACAGAAATCAGTGCGCTGCCTATTGTAGACAGGTTAGAAGCATCTTAATGCTATtaccaaaacaaaatacaccATCAAAATTGTGACTTCACAATTGTGGCGtcacatttacaaacaaaaagtgtAATNNNNNNNNNNCCTGTCCTTCCTGGCTTCAGAGACCTGGTCCAGTACGTAAGACCACCCGGTCCTTCCGGCACCACAATACAGACACAGCTGCTTTGGACGGCGGCGGCGCGGGGCGAGCCGGCGCGAGCGTGCGAACTAACAggctacaacaacaacgagcAAGCTAGTTATCTTAGCCTGTCAGCTATTATCTTAGCCTGTCAGCTCGTTATTTTAGCCTGTCAGCTAGTTATTTAGCCGTCAGCTAGTTATCCTGGCCTGTCAGTAGTATCTTAGCCTGTCAGCTTAGTTCTCTTAGCTGTCAGCTAGTTATCCTAGCCTTCAGCTAGTTATCTTGCCTGTCAGCTGTTATCTTAGCCGTCAGTGTTATTTTAGCCTGTTGCTCGTTATCTAGCCTGTCGCTAGTTATCCTAGCCGTGCTAGTTATCCAGCTGTCAGCTAGTTATTCTTAGCCTGTAGGCTATGTTATTCTTAGCCTGTTCGGCTAGTTATCTAGCTGTCTGCTAGTTATCCTAGCCGTCAGCTAGTTATTCTCCCTGTCAGCTAGTATCTAGCCTGTCAGCTAGTTATCTTCGCCTGTCTGCTAGTTATCTTAGCCTGTATGCCTATGTTATCCTAGCCTGTCAGCTCGTTATCTTAGCCTGTCTGCTATTATCTTAGCGTCTGATAGTTATCTTCGACCGTTCTGCTAGTATTCTTAGCCTGTCAGCTAGTCTTATCTTAGCCTGTTGTATTATCTTAGCATTGTCTGCTATTATTTTAGCTGTCTGCTAGTTATCATAGCCTGTCTGCCTGTTATCTAGCTGTCGGCTAGTTATCCTAGCCTTGTCGGGCTCGTTATCTTAGCCTGTCAGTTGTTATCCTAGCCGTCGGGCTAGTTATCCTAGCCCTCGTAGTTTATCTTAGCCTGTCAGGTCAGCTGGTTATCCTCGCCTGTCAGCCTTAGTTATCTTACCTGTCGGCTAGTTATCCTCGGCCTTGTCGGCTAGTTATCCTAGCTGGTCAGGTCAGCCTTTATTCTTAGGCCTGTCAGCTAGTTATCTTAGCCTGTCTGCTAGTTATCCTAGCCTGTCTGCTAGTTATCCTAGCCTGTCAGCTAGTTATCTTCGCCTTGTCTGCTAGTTTTATCCTAGCTGTCAGCTAGTTATCTTTAGCCTGTCTTGCTAGTTATCTTAGCCTGTCAGCTAGTTATCCTAGCCTGTCAGCTAGTTATCTTAGCCTGTCAGCTAGTTATCTTAGCCTGTCTGCTAGTTATCCTAGCCTGTCGGCTAGTTATCTTAGCCTGTCAGCTAGTTATCCTAGCCTGTCTGCTAGTTATCTTAGCCTGTCAGCTAGTTATCTTAGCCTGTCAGCTAGTTATCCTAGCCTGTCAGCTAGTTATCTTAGCCTGTCTGCTAGTTATCTTAGCCTGTCTGCTAGTTATCTTAGCCTGTCTGCTAGTTATCCTAGCCTGTCGGCTAGTTATCCTAGCCTGTCGGCTAGTTATCTTAGCCTGTCAGTTAGTTATCCTAGCCTGTCGGCTAGTTATCCTAGCCTCTCGGCTAGTTATCTTAGCCTGTCAGGTCAGCTAGTTATCCTAGCCTGTCAGCTAGTTATCTTAGCCTGTCGGCTAGTTATCTTAGCCTGTCGGCTAGTTATCCTAGCCTGTCGGCTAGTTATCCTAGCCTGTCAGGTCAGCTAGTTATCTTAGCCTGTCGGCTAGTTATCCTAGCCTGTCGGCTAGTTATCCTAGCCTGTCAGGTCAGCTAGTTATCCTAGCCTCTCGGCTAGTTATCCTAGCCTCTCGGCTAGTTATCTTAGCCTGTCAGGTCAGCTAGTTATCCTAGCCTCTCGGCTAGTTATCCTAGCCTCTCGGCTAGTTATCTTAGCCTGTCAGGTCAGCTAGTTATCCTAGCCTCTCGGCTAGTTATCTTAGCCTGTCAGGTCAGCTAGTTATCTTAGCCTGTCTGCTAGCTCAGGAGCGTCacacagtttgtcagtttgaagagcagagctaacggctaactgagagctaacagctaactgacagctaacggctaactgaGAGCTAGCGTCGAGCTAGCATGGCGCCTTGCTTTACTATgtgctagctgctgttagccagcTGATGCTAACAGTTGCTAACAACTTGTTTatgtctgtcagctgttgtAACTGATTACTGCAGTACTACAAGTACACAGCCGAGGTACATGTCACTTCATTATGTACATACAGGATAGTACTACACTCGAGTACTGTGTAGTTCCAGTACTCGAGTACTGTGTAGTTCCAGTACTCGAGGACTCTGTAGTTCCAGTACTCGAGTACTGTGTAGTTCCATTACTCGAGTACTCTGTAGTTACAGTACCTGTGTGTCTCCTCAGCTGCAGCTTGGTGAGCCGCAGGTTGAACGAGCTGTGCAGACACAACCCGCTGTGGAAGAGGCTGAGCTGCAAACACTGGCTGCTGACGGAGTGAGTACAGTACTGAGAGCCGGGCCGGGCCGAGCCGAGCCCGGAGCCTcacactgacctgtgtgtgtgtgtgtgtgtgtgtgtgtgtgtgtgtccagtgccGACCGGCTGCAGAGCGGCGTGTCCTGGTTCTGTCTGTTCAAGCAGTACTACCGGGACCTGGGCCGGTACGTGCAGTACTACCCGGTGCTGAAGAGCGCCTGGGAGCAGCTGAAGAGCTTCCTGCAGCTGAGGTGTCCTCGCATGATCGCGTCGCTCAAAGGTGACCACGCACGTCCGTCAGCTGATCGGCGTGAAGAGCTCGCCGCTCACTGTCGTGTTTGTTTTACTCACCAGAGGGCGCCACAGAGGTGGAGCTTAACGACATCGAGGCTCAGATCGGCTGCAGGCTCCCGGACGATTACCGCTGCTCGTACCGGATCCACAACGGACAGAAGCTGGTGATCCCGGGGTCGGTATGCGTGACATGGAGCTGTCTGTCTAACTCCACCCATCCGTCTAACTCCACCCGTCTGTCTaactccacctgtctgtctcctcaggtTGATGGGCAGCATGTCTCTGTCGAACCACTACCGGTCGGAGGTGCTGCTGGACGTGGAGACGGCGGCCGGAGGCTTCCAGCAGAAGAAGGGCATGCGGCGCTGCCTGCCGCTCACCTTCTGCTTCCACACCGGCCTCAGTCAGTACATGGCGCTGCAGCCGGCAGAGGGACGCAGGATGTTCGAGAGCTTCTACCCCTGCCCCGTGCGTACACTTCCTGTACGCCtcacctttcaaaataaagtaataaataaatatccagCCAATCATGaacactctctctgtgtttcaggacCAGACGGCTCAGGATCCTTCAGCCATCGACATGTTCAtcacaggtgagagagagagggagggatggagggagagagagagggagggagagggagggagagagagggggaggagagagcgGGACgcggggaggggagagagagagagaggagagggagggagggggagggagggatgggggggagaggagatgggaggggacgagagagagaggaagagggaggggaggggagaggagagggaggaggggaggggggagggagggagggggaggggggggggggaaggggaggggggaggaagggagggagagggagggagggagagagagagacagagagagagagagagagagacggagagagagacagagagagagggagagacggagagagagagagagacggagagagagggagagacggagagagagggagagatggagagagagacagagagagagggagagacggagagagagacagagagagagacagggagagacggagagagagacagagagagagggagagacggagagagagagagggagagacggagacagagagagagacggagagggagagagagacagagagagagggagagacggagacagagggagagacggagacagagagagacggagagagtttcagagagagagagacagagagagagagacagagagagacagagagagagacagagagagagggagagacggagagagagagagacggagagagagacagagagacggagagagagacagagagagagacagagagagagacagagggagagacggagacagagagagagagtgaacgCACCTGCTGCCTTTATCAGACatctaactgtgtgtgtctctctgtgtgtctctctctgtgtgtgtgtgtgtgtgtgtgtgtgtgtgtgtgtgtgtgtgtgtgttcaggttccTGCTTCGTGGAGTGGTTCACAGGTTACGTGCACAATGTCGTCACAGGAGAATATCCAATCATCAGAGACCAGATCTTCAGGTGAGGTCCTCCGTTCGTTGTCTCACCTGTGCTGCATTGTGCTCCTCTCTCACGCCGTCCACGTCTGTCTCCGTGTCTGCAGGTACGTCCACGATAAGAGCTGCGTGGCGACCACCGGAGACATCACCGTCTCTGTGTCTACCTCCTTCCTGCCAGAGCTGTCCTCCGTCCATCCACCACACTTCTTCTTCACATATCGGATCaggtgactgtctgtctgtccgtctctctgtctgtctctcactctgtctgtctgtctgtctctgtccctgcctgcctgtctctctgtctgtctctgtccctgcctgtctctctctctctgcctgtctctctgtctctctccctgcctgtctgtctctcactgacTGACATGTCCTTTCAGAATAGAGATGTCGAGCAGCGCGTTGCCTGAAGCCGCCTGTCAGCTCGACAGCCGTTACTGGAGGATCACCACCTCCGATGGAAACGTGGAGGAAGTTCAGGGCCCCGGCGTGGTCGGTACGCAGCTCGCCGTGATCACATGACCACCTGTACGGCTGGAGATCAGCTGATGTGACCTGctgatctgtgtctgtgtgtgtgcaggagagtTTCCTGTCATGACGCCTGGAAAGGTCCACGAGTACGCCAGCTGCACCACCTTCTCCACCCCGTCAGAGTACATGGAGGGTCACTACACCTTCCACAGACTGGGTAACTTCCATAATGTGTAGCTCTGACATGAGCAGGTGTAGCTCTGACATGAGCAGGTGTAGCTCTGACATGAAGCAGGTGTAGCTCTCTGACATGAACAGGTGTAGCTCTCTGACATGAAGCAGGTGTATCTCTCTGACATGAACAGGTGTATCTCTCTGACATGAAGCAGGTGTATCTCTCTGACATGAAGCAGGTGTAGCTCTCTGACATGAGCAGGTGTAGCTCTCTGACATGAACAGGTGTAGCTCTGACATGAAGCAGGTGTAGCTCTCTAACATGAGCAGGTGTAGCTCTGACATGAACAGGTGTAGCTCTCTGACATGAACAGGTGTATCTCTCTGACATGAGCAGGTGTAGCTCTGACATGAACAGGTGTAGCTCTCTGACATGAACCGGTGTAGCTCTCTGACATGAACC
This is a stretch of genomic DNA from Larimichthys crocea isolate SSNF chromosome XIX, L_crocea_2.0, whole genome shotgun sequence. It encodes these proteins:
- the LOC109137311 gene encoding stonustoxin subunit beta; this translates as MCWSDPPPPFRVEPAGVRWLGPGLRKYSCELTVDTNTVHRKIKLSDNNRKMTRVEEDQSYPDHPDRFDHWFQLLCGTGLTGRCYWEVEWSGGVHISVSYRRIRRKGNSDDCVFGGNDHSWNLFCYEGGYSVYHNNIRTFTSIVSSSFFSPSSSSSSSVSNRVAVYLDCPAGSLSFYRVSSDTLIHLHTFNATFTEPLYPGFGFRFWLPGSSVSLCGL
- the fbxo3 gene encoding F-box only protein 3 isoform X1, with the translated sequence MYIQDSTTLEYCVVPVLEYCVVPLLEYSVVTVPVCLLSCSLVSRRLNELCRHNPLWKRLSCKHWLLTDADRLQSGVSWFCLFKQYYRDLGRYVQYYPVLKSAWEQLKSFLQLRCPRMIASLKEGATEVELNDIEAQIGCRLPDDYRCSYRIHNGQKLVIPGLMGSMSLSNHYRSEVLLDVETAAGGFQQKKGMRRCLPLTFCFHTGLSQYMALQPAEGRRMFESFYPCPDQTAQDPSAIDMFITGSCFVEWFTGYVHNVVTGEYPIIRDQIFRYVHDKSCVATTGDITVSVSTSFLPELSSVHPPHFFFTYRIRIEMSSSALPEAACQLDSRYWRITTSDGNVEEVQGPGVVGEFPVMTPGKVHEYASCTTFSTPSEYMEGHYTFHRLANKEEVFQVAIPRFHMVCPPFREPLVRTQRASTSYVPRFDDHDDDGEYWDGDGDDFGDLRQSDVAAGAWCPRHI
- the fbxo3 gene encoding F-box only protein 3 isoform X2, coding for MYIQDSTTLEYCVVPVLEYCVVPLLEYSVVTVPVCLLSCSLVSRRLNELCRHNPLWKRLSCKHWLLTDADRLQSGVSWFCLFKQYYRDLGRYVQYYPVLKSAWEQLKSFLQLRCPRMIASLKEGATEVELNDIEAQIGCRLPDDYRCSYRIHNGQKLVIPGLMGSMSLSNHYRSEVLLDVETAAGGFQQKKGMRRCLPLTFCFHTGLSQYMALQPAEGRRMFESFYPCPDQTAQDPSAIDMFITGSCFVEWFTGYVHNVVTGEYPIIRDQIFRYVHDKSCVATTGDITVSVSTSFLPELSSVHPPHFFFTYRIRIEMSSSALPEAACQLDSRYWRITTSDGNVEEVQGPGVVGEFPVMTPGKVHEYASCTTFSTPSEYMEGHYTFHRLANKEEVFQVAIPRFHMVCPPFREPLVRTRASTSYVPRFDDHDDDGEYWDGDGDDFGDLRQSDVAAGAWCPRHI